Proteins encoded by one window of Cellvibrio sp. KY-GH-1:
- the purC gene encoding phosphoribosylaminoimidazolesuccinocarboxamide synthase translates to MEKREQLYAGKAKSIYRTDDPDQVIMLFRNDTSAFDGKRVEQLDRKGMVNNKFNAFIMTKLQEAGIPTHFVKQLSDTESLVKTMKMIPVECVVRNLAAGSLVRRLGVQEGLELNPPTFELFLKNDALGDPMVNEYHVQSFGWATPEQMARMKELTFKINAVLKDLFAAGNMLLVDFKVEFGVHKGEVILGDEFSPDGCRLWDKDTREKLDKDRFRQNLGNVVESYELVGQRLGLTF, encoded by the coding sequence ATGGAAAAGCGCGAACAACTTTACGCTGGCAAAGCCAAATCCATCTACAGAACTGACGATCCTGATCAGGTGATCATGCTGTTTCGCAATGATACCTCTGCGTTTGATGGTAAGCGCGTAGAGCAGCTTGACCGCAAGGGTATGGTGAACAATAAGTTCAATGCGTTCATTATGACCAAGTTGCAAGAGGCGGGCATTCCTACTCATTTCGTTAAGCAGCTCTCTGATACTGAATCCCTGGTAAAAACCATGAAGATGATCCCGGTCGAGTGCGTGGTGCGCAATCTGGCTGCCGGTTCATTGGTGCGTCGTTTGGGTGTACAGGAAGGCTTGGAATTAAATCCACCTACCTTCGAGCTGTTTCTGAAAAACGATGCGTTGGGCGACCCAATGGTCAACGAATACCATGTGCAGTCTTTTGGTTGGGCAACTCCCGAGCAAATGGCACGCATGAAAGAGCTGACCTTCAAGATCAACGCGGTTTTAAAAGATCTATTTGCAGCGGGAAATATGCTGTTGGTGGATTTCAAAGTGGAATTTGGGGTTCACAAAGGCGAAGTGATTCTTGGCGACGAGTTCTCACCAGACGGTTGTCGTTTGTGGGATAAAGACACCCGCGAAAAGCTGGATAAGGATCGTTTCCGTCAAAACCTGGGTAATGTAGTTGAGTCTTACGAGTTGGTTGGCCAGCGCTTGGGCTTAACCTTCTGA
- a CDS encoding PilZ domain-containing protein has translation MNERRLFERTSTSVRVEMSHPSFGTIVGFARDISDGGAQVQIENQVCPPVGTEVMVKFKKAVGAINAEPVRMRVVHQLRNTIGLMFVRGAV, from the coding sequence GTGAACGAACGCCGCTTATTTGAACGTACATCAACCTCGGTACGCGTAGAAATGTCTCATCCGAGCTTTGGGACTATTGTTGGTTTTGCCAGAGATATTTCTGATGGCGGTGCACAGGTGCAAATTGAAAACCAGGTGTGCCCACCGGTTGGTACCGAAGTGATGGTGAAGTTTAAGAAGGCTGTTGGTGCAATCAATGCGGAGCCGGTGCGCATGCGCGTAGTACATCAATTGCGCAATACTATTGGTCTGATGTTTGTGCGCGGTGCCGTATAA
- the bamC gene encoding outer membrane protein assembly factor BamC, with protein sequence MSPIKTMPKTTNTFRVSRPLLLLCVLGLGFSLSGCGMFFGKDGVFRSREADYQKADNIPPLVLPAGKKSETMGELYPIPPITAADFGYDPDADYEVPRPMPLSANLEQENVKIQRVGGESWILINAAPGEVWPRIRNFLNTNTLAVSKADIGKGIIETSWLQFKTDLTTYDRYRMQIDQGVQPETTEIHITHMSVPTSEKPTADMSWPRRSVNAEREKWLLDELAATLASEADGVGTSLLAQDIGGSVKANLSMLAGEPLMTIKLDRVRTLATLSYAAKKDGFTTFDVDGDAGLYYVEYLDPEENKPGWFKRVLHIGLNPKPPTSPYSLEQLQSKLPTGDAFEKAPRSDRDEEKANPDAPGYLIVVTGTEGNFVVRVRDPYGKRLTPHEARELLTVLRKNLI encoded by the coding sequence ATGAGTCCTATTAAAACAATGCCTAAAACAACCAATACTTTTCGTGTATCGCGCCCTTTGCTGTTGCTATGTGTCTTAGGGTTGGGTTTTTCACTCTCGGGTTGCGGAATGTTTTTTGGTAAAGATGGGGTTTTTCGCAGTCGTGAAGCGGATTACCAAAAGGCCGACAATATTCCACCGTTGGTTCTACCGGCGGGTAAAAAATCGGAAACTATGGGGGAGTTGTATCCAATTCCTCCCATCACGGCGGCAGATTTTGGTTATGACCCGGATGCGGATTATGAAGTGCCGCGCCCTATGCCTTTGTCTGCCAATCTGGAACAGGAAAATGTAAAAATCCAGCGTGTTGGTGGCGAGAGTTGGATTCTGATTAACGCTGCTCCGGGAGAGGTTTGGCCGCGTATCCGTAATTTTCTCAATACAAACACCCTTGCGGTGAGCAAGGCGGATATCGGGAAAGGTATTATTGAAACCAGTTGGCTGCAGTTCAAAACTGATTTGACAACTTACGATCGCTATCGCATGCAAATCGATCAAGGTGTACAACCGGAAACCACCGAAATCCACATCACTCACATGAGTGTTCCCACTTCGGAAAAGCCGACGGCCGATATGTCCTGGCCGCGTCGCTCGGTCAATGCAGAGCGCGAGAAATGGTTGCTAGATGAACTTGCTGCCACTCTTGCCAGCGAAGCTGATGGTGTTGGTACATCCTTGCTTGCACAGGATATTGGCGGTTCAGTGAAGGCCAATTTGAGTATGCTCGCGGGCGAACCTTTGATGACGATCAAACTGGATCGTGTGCGTACTTTGGCAACGCTTAGCTATGCAGCCAAAAAAGACGGCTTTACTACCTTTGATGTGGATGGTGATGCAGGGCTCTATTATGTTGAGTATCTCGATCCGGAAGAAAATAAGCCGGGTTGGTTTAAGCGGGTGTTGCACATCGGCTTGAATCCAAAACCTCCAACAAGCCCATATTCGCTTGAGCAGCTGCAAAGCAAACTGCCAACGGGCGATGCGTTTGAAAAGGCCCCTCGTTCCGATCGTGACGAAGAAAAAGCAAATCCGGATGCGCCTGGCTATTTGATTGTGGTAACTGGTACTGAAGGGAATTTCGTGGTGCGCGTGCGCGACCCCTATGGCAAGCGTTTGACTCCCCACGAAGCCCGCGAGTTGTTAACCGTATTGCGTAAAAACCTGATTTAA
- a CDS encoding MBL fold metallo-hydrolase, whose product MTVSLRFASLGSGSRGNSTLVEWGAGTLLIDCGFSVKETNQRLERLGKRAEDLTAILVTHEHADHIKGVAPLARRYDLPVYMTPGTFQSRDLGELPDLRLIEGYAPFELDQLGITPVAVPHDAREPAQFIFEYAGIRLGILTDLGSITAHVEEHYQGLDAMVLEANHDPFMLASGPYPPSLKQRVGGLWGHLSNQQAAGFLQRLECSRLQHLVVAHISQQNNSLELAQAALAPVTAEVKHITYACQNQGFDWLSVF is encoded by the coding sequence ATGACCGTATCACTGCGCTTTGCTTCACTGGGAAGTGGTAGTCGTGGCAACTCGACACTGGTGGAGTGGGGCGCAGGAACCCTGTTAATTGATTGTGGGTTTAGCGTTAAAGAAACCAATCAGCGACTTGAGCGATTGGGCAAGCGTGCGGAAGATTTGACTGCGATACTGGTTACCCATGAGCATGCCGATCATATAAAGGGTGTTGCTCCGCTGGCGCGACGCTATGATCTACCGGTCTACATGACCCCGGGTACATTTCAAAGTCGCGATCTCGGCGAATTGCCGGATCTGCGTTTGATCGAAGGATACGCGCCCTTTGAACTGGATCAGCTTGGTATTACGCCTGTAGCGGTTCCCCATGATGCGAGGGAGCCTGCGCAGTTTATTTTTGAATACGCGGGAATCCGGTTGGGGATATTGACGGATCTGGGTAGCATTACCGCCCATGTGGAAGAGCACTATCAGGGTCTCGATGCCATGGTGCTGGAAGCTAACCATGATCCATTTATGTTGGCTTCAGGGCCTTATCCCCCTTCGCTCAAGCAGCGGGTTGGCGGCTTGTGGGGGCACCTTAGCAACCAACAAGCAGCGGGTTTTTTGCAGCGCCTGGAGTGTTCGCGTTTGCAGCACTTGGTTGTGGCGCATATCAGCCAACAAAATAATTCGCTGGAGCTGGCTCAGGCCGCTCTGGCACCTGTCACGGCTGAGGTTAAACACATAACCTATGCCTGTCAGAATCAGGGTTTCGACTGGTTATCAGTTTTTTAA
- a CDS encoding EAL domain-containing protein — protein MLSASSAEGVSQAKRSWLARLTLVFLAYSLTGWLGLCVPFENDKVTLFWLPSGIAVAALYRWSLSLWPGIFFAALTLNLFTGSSLLTNLSIATTSTLAPIASVLLLRWAKCNITHLHRTNTLCFLTLGSLGMLISAVGGGLALSTHLHQPLETALLMILVWWMGDTLGVFLATPLLANINQIHIDKIRSRSLDFIIVFAISLIVGVLCFPLNNYGDNIHLPIVFSSFVCVAWAALSFGLPGSALTAMGFSFIAIWSSVHHLGPFALPDWQLSYWVIWIYTASMTLLGLMITAAHTEIASTTSQLGESNQEQEQQKHYLEAVLHAIPDLLFEIDREGQVISFNGGNEHHALSAPTVLGKNLSETLSSSSVSVWISALGEADSWGISQGKSIMIEQGDQVFWYELSIAKRAGTHRDDDRFICLARDITKRVHTHQTDLANEQRFRNIFETTRNIAVQGYNRFHEVIFWNKASEDLYGFTAAEAMGRKLEDLIIPEFMRDMVYQGIENWHEKDEAIPSGELALLGKDRKEVWVYSNHVLIDTPDYKEMYCLDIDLGPQRQALLRVEQELAERKQIEAALRHSEQRLASAQLMARIAHWSWNPATDTYSLSPSMQELFAFPPEKLQGNMGDFIAEFIHPNERESLQNVLHESENQQKTIALELRLEIANQKFWLQLQGDNIIVGDASLIQGTMQDITERKGLDLALAAAAADAASAPDFFVTILKALADAIGAEHVLISLISPSSPAQATTHTYLKQGVLQDNFTYSLRNTPCADVVDENLCFVTSGARERYPQDDLFQQHNIESYMGVGIRNAEGNPVGILIAMAETPLPVSPQINSLLLIFADRIGGELRRAQDQEKIYSLAFFDPLTRLPNRRMLQDRLKLLTAQSARVNQHGALLFIDIDHFKLLNDTRGHHIGDQLLVQVAERISSVIRSTDLAARLGGDEFVVVFDNLGEEAETAALEAKKRAEELHDLINLPYPLMQSVYHCTISIGVNLFKGQTRSIDDLLRHADVAMYQAKDSGRNAIRFFDPNMQSRLEKRAAIEADLRTAYESNQQLIPYYQVQIDNHHKAIGAELLLRWIHPHNGMISPADFIPVAEQTGLIVNIGRQVIRQACEQLQQWSHHPAFANLSIAVNVSPIQFNQLYFVEDVLQIVKTTGINPRLLKLELTESSLLKNVDQSIEKMQQLQNEGIGFSMDDFGIGYSSLSYLKRLPLGQLKIDQTFVRDIAIDPNDAVIACTIIAMAQNMNLQVIAEGVETDEQKKFLEQNGCIMFQGYFFGKPLPIAEFEQQLIAKNYC, from the coding sequence ATGCTTTCTGCTTCATCCGCTGAAGGAGTTTCGCAAGCCAAGCGCTCCTGGCTTGCGCGGTTAACACTGGTATTTCTCGCCTACAGCCTTACAGGCTGGCTCGGGCTTTGCGTCCCGTTTGAAAACGATAAGGTGACCCTGTTCTGGTTGCCGAGTGGCATTGCTGTTGCGGCGCTTTATCGCTGGTCACTAAGCCTGTGGCCCGGAATATTCTTCGCTGCACTCACGCTAAACCTGTTCACTGGTTCTTCACTACTGACCAACCTATCAATTGCCACCACCAGTACCCTCGCGCCTATTGCTAGCGTCCTGCTGTTACGCTGGGCCAAATGCAACATAACCCACCTACATCGCACCAACACCCTCTGCTTTTTAACGCTTGGCTCCTTAGGGATGCTGATATCAGCAGTCGGGGGAGGATTGGCTTTAAGTACGCACTTGCACCAACCTCTGGAAACAGCATTACTGATGATTTTGGTGTGGTGGATGGGAGACACTCTCGGAGTGTTTCTTGCCACTCCCCTGCTTGCCAATATCAACCAAATCCATATCGACAAAATTCGCTCGCGCTCGCTCGATTTTATTATCGTCTTTGCAATTAGTCTGATCGTTGGGGTGCTATGTTTTCCGTTAAATAACTACGGTGACAATATTCATCTACCGATTGTTTTCTCCAGTTTTGTTTGCGTGGCCTGGGCCGCGCTTAGCTTTGGATTGCCAGGCTCCGCGCTGACCGCTATGGGATTTAGCTTTATTGCCATTTGGTCGAGCGTTCACCACTTAGGGCCATTTGCACTTCCAGACTGGCAACTTAGCTACTGGGTGATCTGGATTTATACCGCCAGCATGACGCTGCTTGGACTCATGATTACTGCCGCTCACACCGAGATCGCATCAACCACTTCCCAGTTAGGTGAGTCCAATCAGGAGCAGGAGCAACAAAAGCACTATCTGGAAGCGGTGCTCCATGCTATTCCGGATCTACTATTTGAAATTGATCGCGAGGGGCAGGTAATTTCGTTTAACGGCGGCAATGAACATCACGCCTTATCAGCACCAACGGTCCTTGGCAAAAACCTGTCTGAAACCCTGTCATCCAGCTCGGTTTCAGTGTGGATAAGCGCCCTGGGTGAAGCCGACAGCTGGGGCATATCCCAAGGCAAAAGCATCATGATTGAGCAGGGCGACCAGGTTTTTTGGTACGAACTGTCAATCGCCAAACGTGCCGGCACGCACCGGGACGACGACCGATTTATTTGCCTTGCACGCGACATCACCAAGCGTGTTCACACGCATCAAACCGACCTCGCCAACGAACAGCGCTTTCGCAATATTTTTGAAACCACACGCAATATTGCTGTGCAAGGTTACAACCGATTCCATGAAGTGATCTTCTGGAACAAAGCGAGCGAAGATCTCTATGGTTTTACCGCCGCCGAGGCGATGGGCAGAAAACTCGAAGACTTAATCATTCCAGAATTTATGCGCGATATGGTGTATCAAGGCATAGAAAACTGGCACGAGAAAGATGAGGCTATTCCGTCCGGCGAATTAGCTCTGCTTGGAAAAGATAGAAAAGAAGTCTGGGTCTACTCCAACCATGTACTCATTGATACACCCGACTATAAAGAAATGTACTGTCTGGATATAGACTTGGGTCCACAACGCCAAGCGCTCTTGCGAGTTGAACAAGAGCTGGCCGAACGCAAACAAATAGAAGCTGCTTTGCGCCATAGCGAACAACGTTTGGCAAGCGCACAACTTATGGCTCGGATTGCACACTGGAGTTGGAATCCGGCAACCGATACTTACAGTTTAAGCCCTTCCATGCAGGAGCTATTCGCGTTCCCGCCCGAAAAACTGCAGGGCAATATGGGCGATTTCATTGCGGAGTTTATTCACCCCAATGAGCGCGAAAGCCTGCAAAATGTATTACATGAAAGTGAAAACCAACAAAAAACAATTGCCCTGGAGTTGCGCCTGGAAATTGCCAATCAGAAGTTCTGGCTTCAGTTACAAGGCGACAACATTATTGTGGGTGACGCCAGCCTGATTCAAGGCACAATGCAGGATATTACCGAACGCAAAGGGCTGGATCTGGCATTAGCAGCCGCGGCGGCAGACGCCGCTTCAGCGCCGGATTTTTTTGTCACCATTTTAAAAGCACTGGCCGACGCTATAGGCGCAGAACACGTACTTATCAGCTTAATCAGCCCGAGCTCACCTGCTCAAGCAACGACTCACACTTATCTAAAACAAGGTGTACTGCAGGATAATTTTACCTACTCACTGCGCAATACTCCTTGCGCCGATGTAGTAGATGAAAATCTGTGCTTTGTTACTTCAGGAGCGCGTGAACGTTATCCGCAGGACGACCTGTTTCAGCAGCACAATATCGAAAGCTACATGGGCGTAGGCATTCGCAACGCCGAGGGCAACCCCGTGGGCATTTTAATCGCGATGGCGGAAACCCCCCTACCAGTTTCACCCCAAATTAATTCACTGCTATTAATTTTTGCCGATCGCATCGGCGGTGAATTACGTCGCGCCCAGGACCAGGAAAAAATTTATAGCTTGGCATTTTTTGATCCGCTGACACGGCTGCCCAATCGCCGCATGCTGCAAGACCGCTTAAAGCTACTCACCGCGCAAAGTGCACGAGTCAATCAGCATGGCGCTTTGTTGTTTATCGATATAGATCACTTCAAATTGCTCAATGATACGCGCGGCCACCACATCGGAGACCAACTGCTGGTACAGGTAGCCGAGCGCATCAGCAGCGTGATTCGCTCTACCGATTTGGCTGCACGCCTTGGCGGCGATGAATTTGTGGTAGTGTTCGATAACTTGGGAGAAGAAGCAGAGACAGCCGCATTGGAAGCCAAAAAGCGCGCAGAAGAACTGCATGATTTAATCAACCTTCCCTACCCACTGATGCAGTCGGTTTATCATTGTACTATTAGTATCGGCGTTAATTTATTTAAAGGGCAGACGCGCAGTATTGACGACCTGTTGCGTCACGCTGACGTTGCTATGTATCAAGCCAAAGACAGTGGTCGCAATGCGATTCGCTTCTTTGATCCGAATATGCAATCACGGTTGGAAAAACGGGCCGCGATTGAAGCAGATTTGCGCACAGCATACGAATCTAACCAGCAATTAATTCCCTACTACCAGGTGCAAATCGATAACCACCATAAAGCGATTGGCGCTGAATTATTATTACGCTGGATACACCCACACAATGGCATGATCTCACCTGCTGATTTCATTCCGGTTGCTGAACAAACCGGATTGATTGTAAATATCGGCCGCCAGGTAATACGTCAGGCATGCGAGCAATTGCAGCAATGGAGCCATCACCCAGCCTTTGCCAACCTGAGCATAGCGGTCAATGTGAGCCCCATTCAATTTAACCAGCTCTACTTTGTCGAAGATGTATTACAGATTGTAAAAACCACCGGCATCAATCCGCGTTTATTAAAACTCGAATTAACGGAAAGCTCGCTTCTTAAGAACGTTGATCAGAGTATCGAGAAGATGCAGCAACTACAAAATGAGGGAATAGGATTCTCCATGGACGATTTCGGAATAGGTTACTCATCGCTCTCCTATTTGAAACGCTTGCCGTTGGGGCAATTAAAGATTGATCAGACTTTTGTGCGCGATATTGCCATTGACCCCAATGATGCAGTGATCGCATGCACCATTATTGCAATGGCGCAAAATATGAATTTGCAGGTAATTGCAGAGGGCGTAGAAACGGACGAGCAGAAGAAATTCCTGGAACAAAATGGTTGCATCATGTTCCAGGGGTATTTCTTTGGTAAGCCTTTACCAATTGCAGAATTTGAACAGCAACTGATTGCAAAAAATTATTGTTGA
- the dapA gene encoding 4-hydroxy-tetrahydrodipicolinate synthase, whose translation MIQGSMVALVTPMNADNSLDWAALHKLVDWHLEQGTHAIVAVGTTGESATLNVDEHLAVIKKVVDQVNGRIPVIAGTGANSTSEAVELTQAAKDVGADACLLVTPYYNKPTQEGLVLHHTHIARAVAIPQILYNVPGRTGVDMKPETALRLASVPNIIGIKEATGDLDRAKTLIDQAPNDFAIISGDDATAVDLILLGGKGDISVTANVVPAAIARMCELALAGKAEEARAINERLLPLHTAMFVESNPIPVKWAVEQLGLIQSGIRLPLTRLSEQYHQQVKAAMQVAGV comes from the coding sequence ATGATTCAAGGCAGTATGGTTGCCCTGGTTACCCCGATGAATGCAGATAACAGTCTTGATTGGGCAGCGCTGCATAAATTGGTGGACTGGCATCTGGAGCAGGGTACTCATGCGATTGTTGCTGTGGGTACCACGGGAGAGTCTGCAACCCTGAATGTTGATGAACATTTGGCGGTCATTAAGAAAGTGGTTGATCAGGTCAATGGGCGGATTCCTGTAATCGCAGGAACTGGCGCTAACTCCACCTCCGAAGCAGTCGAATTAACCCAGGCAGCTAAAGATGTGGGGGCTGATGCGTGCTTGTTAGTGACGCCTTATTACAACAAACCGACACAAGAGGGATTGGTGTTGCACCACACTCACATCGCGCGCGCGGTGGCTATTCCTCAAATCCTCTATAACGTACCCGGTCGCACGGGCGTTGATATGAAGCCGGAAACGGCCCTGCGCCTTGCTTCGGTACCCAATATTATTGGCATTAAAGAGGCTACCGGCGATCTGGATCGCGCCAAAACATTGATAGATCAGGCACCAAATGACTTCGCAATTATCTCTGGTGATGACGCTACAGCAGTTGATTTAATTCTTTTAGGTGGCAAAGGGGATATTTCTGTCACCGCGAATGTCGTACCTGCGGCCATTGCACGTATGTGTGAATTGGCGCTGGCGGGTAAGGCTGAAGAAGCACGCGCTATCAATGAGCGTTTGCTACCTTTGCACACCGCCATGTTTGTGGAGTCAAACCCGATTCCAGTGAAGTGGGCTGTTGAACAATTAGGCCTGATCCAGTCGGGAATTCGCCTGCCGTTGACGCGTTTGTCAGAGCAGTATCACCAACAGGTTAAAGCAGCTATGCAGGTAGCCGGGGTTTAA
- the nadA gene encoding quinolinate synthase NadA, whose product MSEFINLAARDSAAQDLVKQHLARAWSAPQYTPEQEAEYKSRIKALLNQHNAVLVAHYYTDPLIQALAEETGGCVSDSLEMARFGKNHAADTLIVAGVKFMGETAKILTPEKRVLMPTLEATCSLDLGCPIDEFSAFCDLHPDRTVVVYANTSAAVKARADWVVTSSIALDVVDYLDRQGKKILWAPDKHLGAYVQQKTGADVLLWDGACIVHEEFKAKGVEDLKLLYPDAAVLVHPESPKAVVELADVVGSTSQLIKAAGTLPNREFIVATDQGIFYKMQQVNPDKIFHIAPTAGSGATCRSCANCPWMAMNVLDNLASVFDRADNEIHVDPALGKQAMIPLQRMLDFKK is encoded by the coding sequence ATGTCTGAATTTATTAATTTGGCTGCGCGCGATTCTGCGGCGCAGGATCTGGTTAAGCAGCATCTTGCTCGCGCCTGGAGTGCTCCCCAGTACACACCTGAACAGGAAGCAGAATACAAAAGCCGTATCAAGGCTCTGCTCAACCAACACAACGCGGTGCTGGTTGCTCACTATTACACTGACCCCCTGATTCAGGCATTGGCTGAAGAAACTGGTGGTTGTGTTTCTGACTCTCTGGAAATGGCCCGTTTCGGTAAAAACCATGCTGCAGATACGCTGATTGTTGCCGGCGTAAAGTTTATGGGCGAGACTGCAAAGATCCTCACTCCCGAGAAGCGCGTGCTTATGCCCACCCTTGAGGCGACCTGCTCGCTGGATTTGGGGTGCCCTATCGATGAGTTCTCTGCTTTCTGTGACCTGCACCCCGACCGTACCGTCGTGGTGTATGCCAACACCTCGGCCGCCGTTAAGGCTCGTGCTGATTGGGTGGTAACCTCCAGTATCGCGCTGGATGTAGTGGATTATCTGGATCGTCAGGGTAAGAAAATTTTGTGGGCGCCGGATAAGCACCTGGGTGCCTACGTTCAGCAGAAAACCGGTGCTGATGTGTTGCTGTGGGATGGCGCCTGCATCGTTCATGAAGAGTTCAAGGCTAAGGGGGTTGAGGATCTGAAGCTCCTCTATCCCGATGCAGCCGTGCTGGTTCATCCTGAATCACCCAAGGCTGTGGTTGAGTTGGCTGATGTGGTGGGTTCCACCTCTCAGTTGATCAAGGCGGCGGGTACCTTGCCAAACCGCGAGTTTATCGTGGCGACTGATCAAGGGATCTTCTACAAAATGCAGCAGGTGAACCCTGATAAAATATTCCACATTGCCCCGACTGCTGGCAGTGGTGCTACTTGTCGATCCTGTGCTAATTGTCCTTGGATGGCCATGAATGTATTGGATAATCTGGCGTCGGTATTTGATCGGGCAGATAACGAAATTCACGTGGATCCGGCGCTGGGTAAGCAGGCGATGATCCCCTTGCAGCGTATGCTTGATTTCAAAAAATAA
- a CDS encoding leucine-rich repeat domain-containing protein — protein sequence MKIQFPLLALTLLCSTLFQGCKNYSVSLNDKTVYTPAPLFTNYQIADVKLHACVEQTIYDLKITKAEELTRLNCSNAGIISLTGLDKFFALTELNLANNQISDINTLGKLGRLDVLLINNNSIKNPAPLLNLLHLQQLDTTYNPGMSCKDLYQLAANLQHQKPDLKFPEQCSKS from the coding sequence ATGAAAATTCAATTTCCTTTACTCGCGTTAACGCTTTTGTGCAGCACTTTATTCCAGGGTTGTAAAAATTATTCTGTAAGCCTAAACGATAAAACGGTGTATACCCCAGCACCTTTATTTACCAACTACCAGATTGCCGATGTAAAATTACACGCGTGTGTTGAGCAAACGATTTACGATTTAAAAATTACCAAAGCCGAGGAGTTAACACGACTAAATTGCAGTAACGCCGGGATTATCTCGCTGACAGGATTGGATAAATTTTTTGCGCTGACGGAGCTTAATCTGGCCAACAACCAGATAAGCGATATAAATACGTTGGGGAAATTAGGGCGATTAGACGTATTGCTGATCAATAACAATTCAATTAAAAACCCGGCTCCGCTGTTGAATCTACTACATCTGCAACAGCTCGATACCACGTACAATCCGGGCATGAGCTGCAAAGATCTGTATCAATTAGCAGCAAATTTGCAGCACCAAAAACCGGACTTAAAATTTCCCGAGCAATGTAGCAAATCTTGA